A region of Bicyclus anynana chromosome 17, ilBicAnyn1.1, whole genome shotgun sequence DNA encodes the following proteins:
- the LOC112046823 gene encoding bumetanide-sensitive sodium-(potassium)-chloride cotransporter isoform X2: MRATNVKFGWLQGVLMRCLLNIWGVMLFLRLSWVVGQAGIAQASLLILTTSVVTTITALSMSAISTNGVIKGGGTYYMISRSLGPEFGGSIGLIFSMANAVACAMYVVGFGESLITLIPESAYMVSKSWDQAIYGCITIVLLTGIVIVGLEWEAKAQIVLLIILLAAIADFCIGSIIGPKSDVEVAQGFVGYNMTVLRSNVGPDYRMFEGVEHNFFSVFSIFFPAATGILAGANISGDLKDPQKSIPKGTLLAILLTTISYVLIALIAGWTVLRDASGDLADVGNWTMDQCRHNGTCQYGLHHSNDVIRLVSAFGPLIYGGCFAATLSSALASLVSAPKVFQALCEDKLYPYLEFFAKGYGANNEPVRGYALTFVIAVSFILMGGLNQIAPLISNFFLAAYALINFATFHASLAKPVGWRPTFRLYNMWLSLLGAMVCVAIMFVISWSTALLTIACLLALYLLVSYRKPDVNWGSTTQAQTYKVALSGVHQLNQVTEHVKNYRPQILVLTGFPGERPLLTDFTYLLTKGLSLMLCGHILQSPVNHRTREALSNRAYHWFLKRKIKAFYTLVDDVSFKDGASALIQASGVGKLKPNILMMGFKEDWQTCDRSALADYVDVMHKALDVHMALALLRVEGGLYTRDALDSDLQAYLDDAARDHSALQRSMGDNFKDSKSTESLNTQSRGSSLSDVSIVSGELPKVSPDPTGKFQKQNKESKTLGDVVRRIGIVNRARRVSSFTSVEQFTKKQAGTVDVWWLYDDGGLTLLLPYILSTRRAWATCPLRVFTLANKNTEMEIEERNMASLLSKFRIDYSALKMIPDITKKPRDATLAYFDQLIAPFRTPDDTNDNMGITEADLLAARERTNRYLRVRELINEHSSGARLVCVTQPMPRRRGLPPALYAAWLAVLATAAQRVLLVRGNHAAVLTFYS, encoded by the exons ATGCGAGCCACCAACGTGAAGTTCGGCTGGCTCCAGGGGGTGCTGATGCGCTGCCTGCTCAACATCTGGGGGGTCATGCTCTTCCTGCGCCTGTCCTGGGTGGTGGGGCAGGCGGGTATTG CGCAGGCATCGCTGCTGATACTGACCACGTCGGTGGTGACCACCATCACGGCGCTCTCCATGTCGGCCATCAGCACCAACGGAGTCATCAAGGGAG GCGGGACGTACTACATGATATCACGGTCTTTGGGGCCGGAGTTTGGGGGCTCCATCGGGTTGATATTCTCTATGGCGAATGCTGTGGCGTGCGCTATGTACGTGGTTGGCTTCGGCGAGTCGCTCATCACCCTCATACCGGAGTCCGCGTACATGGTCAGCAAGAGTTGG GACCAAGCAATATACGGCTGCATAACAATAGTTCTATTAACCGGCATCGTGATAGTGGGGCTGGAGTGGGAGGCCAAGGCGCAGATAGTGCTGCTGATCATCCTGCTGGCGGCCATCGCTGACTTCTGCATCGGCTCCATCATCGGCCCCAAAAGTGACGTGGAAGTCGCCCAGGGATTCGTGGGCTACAACA TGACGGTGCTACGTAGTAACGTGGGTCCGGACTACAGGATGTTCGAGGGAGTGGAGCATAACTTCTTCTCCGTGTTCTCGATATTCTTCCCCGCCGCTACCGGGATATTGGCGGGGGCTAATATATCAGGGGATCTAAAG GACCCCCAAAAATCGATACCAAAGGGAACACTACTAGCGATATTACTGACGACGATATCGTACGTGCTGATAGCGCTGATCGCGGGCTGGACGGTGTTGCGCGACGCGTCGGGCGACCTGGCGGACGTCGGCAACTGGACCATGGACCAGTGTCGGCACAACGGCACGTGTCAGTACGGACTGCATCACAGCAATGAC GTGATTCGGCTGGTGTCTGCGTTCGGTCCGCTGATCTACGGCGGATGCTTCGCTGCTACTCTATCTTCGGCGCTTGCCTCGCTCGTGTCCGCTCCTAAAGTTTTTCAA GCGCTGTGTGAAGACAAGCTGTATCCGTACCTGGAGTTCTTCGCGAAGGGGTACGGCGCCAACAACGAGCCGGTGCGCGGGTACGCGCTCACCTTCGTCATCGCCGTGTCCTTCATACTTATGG GTGGTCTGAATCAGATCGCGCCGCTGATCTCCAACTTCTTCCTGGCGGCATACGCTCTCATCAACTTCGCCACCTTCCACGCCAGCCTCGCCAAGCCGGTCGGCTGGAGGCCTACCTTCAGG CTGTACAACATGTGGCTGTCGCTATTGGGCGCCATGGTGTGCGTGGCCATCATGTTCGTGATCTCGTGGAGCACGGCGCTGCTCACCATCGCATGCCTGCTTGCGCTCTACCTGCTCGTGTCCTACCGGAAACCTG ATGTGAACTGGGGCTCTACGACGCAGGCGCAGACGTACAAAGTGGCGCTGTCCGGCGTCCATCAGTTGAACCAAGTCACTGAGCACGTTAAAAATTACAG GCCTCAAATCCTGGTGCTGACGGGCTTCCCCGGCGAGCGCCCGCTGCTGACCGACTTCACGTATCTGCTCACCAAGGGCCTGTCCCTCATGCTGTGCGGACACATCCTGCAG AGTCCAGTGAACCACCGCACGCGCGAGGCGCTGTCcaaccgcgcgtaccactggtTCTTGAAGCGCAAGATCAAGGCGTTCTACACGCTCGTCGATGACGTCAGCTTCAAAGATGGCGCCAGCGCGCTCATACAG GCGAGCGGCGTGGGTAAGCTGAAGCCGAACATACTAATGATGGGCTTCAAGGAGGACTGGCAGACGTGCGACCGCAGCGCCCTGGCGGACTACGTCGATGTCATGCA CAAAGCCCTGGACGTGCACATGGCGCTGGCGCTGCTGCGGGTGGAAGGTGGGTTGTACACGCGCGACGCGCTCGACTCTGACTTGCAGGCCTACCTCGACGACGCAGCGCGCGACCACTCCGCCTTGCAGC GTTCCATGGGCGACAACTTCAAAGACTCGAAATCTACTGAAAGTTTGAACACTCAGTCGAGAG gTAGCAGCTTGTCGGACGTATCGATAGTGTCGGGCGAGCTGCCCAAGGTGTCGCCCGATCCCACCGGCAAGTTCCAGAAGCAGAACAAAGAGAG TAAAACCCTGGGCGACGTGGTGCGCCGCATCGGCATAGTGAACCGCGCGCGCCGCGTGTCCTCCTTCACTTCCGTGGAGCAGTTCACCAAGAAGCAGGCCGGCACAGTCGACGTCTGGTGGCTCTATGATGATGGCG GTCTAACGCTGCTGCTGCCGTACATCCTGTCGACGCGGCGCGCGTGGGCGACGTGCCCGCTGCGCGTGTTCACGCTCGCCAACAAGAATACAGAGATGGAGATCGAGGAGCGCAA CATGGCGTCTCTGCTGTCCAAGTTCCGCATCGACTACTCGGCGCTGAAGATGATCCCGGACATCACGAAGAAGCCGCGGGACGCCACGCTCGCGTACTTCGACCAGCTCATCGCGCCCTTCCGCACGCCGGACGACACGAACGATAATA TGGGCATCACTGAAGCTGACTTACTAGCGGCCCGCGAACGAACAAACAGATATCTGCGTGTACGCGAACTGATCAACGAGCACAGCAGCGGTGCGAGACTAGTATGCGTCACACAACCCATGCCGAGGAGGAGGGGGCTACCTCCCGCGTTGTACGCCGCCTGGCTGGCCGTGCTAGCTACAGCGGCCCAGAGGGTACTCCTTGTTAGGGGAAACCATGCTGCAGTACTAACTTTCTACTCTTAA